The Coregonus clupeaformis isolate EN_2021a chromosome 20, ASM2061545v1, whole genome shotgun sequence genome contains a region encoding:
- the LOC121533926 gene encoding volume-regulated anion channel subunit LRRC8D, producing MMFTLTEVAALNDIQPTYRILKPWWDVFMDYLGVVMLMLAIFSGTMQLTKDQVVCLPILEQASEDPSGFTTPQPAEGSGSGSGNGGSRVTLAAAPLMTKDLPDSVVHQIHFTQSGGVRQPPPPTGVRTNLDFQQYVFVNQMCYHVALPWYSKYFPYLALIHTIVLMVSSNFWFKYPKTCSKIEHFVGILGKCFESPWTTKALSETACEDSEENKQRLTGAPSLPKHFSTSSEEGSPNQSTPMLAKSGVKFTADKPVIEVPCMNILDNKDGEQAKALFEKVRKFRTHVEDSDLIYKLYVAQTVIKTVKFILILCYTMTFVAAIDFDHVCEPDIKHLTGYTKFQCTHNMAFMLRKLLVSYISLVCIYGLICIYTLFWLFRRPLKEYSFEKVREESSFSDIPDVKNDFAFLLHMVDQYDQLYSKRFGVFLSEVSENKLREISLNHEWTFEKLRQHVTRNAQDKLELHLFMLSGLPDAVFDLTDLEILKLELIPEARITAKISQMINIQELHFYHCPAKVEQTAFSFLRDHLRCLHVKFTDVAEIPTWVYLLKSLRELYLVGNLNSENNKMIGLESLRDLRHLKILHLKSNLTKVPTNITDLSPHLLKLVVHNDGTKLLVLNSLKKMMNLAELELHNCELERIPHAIFSLTNLQELDLKSNNIRTIEEVISFQHLKRLICLKLWHNKIITIPLSISHVKNLESLYLSHNKLESLPVPLFNLLKLRYLDISHNSIVVIPLEIGFMQNLQHFAITGNKVEVVPKQLFKCTKLRTLCLGHNCIAILPEKISNLVQLTNLELKGNCLDRLPPQLGQCHLLRRNCLVVEDHLFDSLPLEIKESINQEVNVPFANGV from the coding sequence TGATGTTTACTCTTACAGAGGTAGCTGCCCTGaatgacatccagccaacctATCGGATCCTGAAACCATGGTGGGACGTCTTTATGGACTACCTGGGCGTCGTCATGCTGATGCTGGCCATATTTTCTGGAACCATGCAGTTAACCAAAGACCAGGTGGTTTGCCTTCCCATCCTGGAACAAGCTTCAGAGGACCCCAGCGGCTTCACGACACCGCAGCCAGCGGAGGGGTCTGGTTCTGGGTCAGGGAACGGAGGAAGCAGGGTGACGCTAGCTGCCGCTCCACTAATGACTAAAGATCTACCGGATAGTGTTGTTCATCAGATCCACTTTACACAGTCTGGTGGTGTTAGACAGCCGCCTCCTCCAACAGGCGTCAGGACAAACCTGGACTTTCAGCAGTATGTTTTTGTCAATCAGATGTGCTACCATGTCGCCCTGCCGTGGTATTCTAAATACTTCCCATACCTTGCTCTCATACACACCATCGTCCTCATGGTCAGCAGTAACTTCTGGTTCAAATATCCAAAGACTTGTTCGAAAATAGAGCATTTTGTGGGGATTCTGGGGAAGTGTTTTGAGTCTCCTTGGACAACCAAGGCTTTATCTGAGACGGCGTGTGAGGACTCAGAGGAGAATAAGCAAAGGCTCACTGGTGCCCCTTCCCTGCCAAAACATTTCTCAACCAGCAGTGAAGAGGGAAGTCCTAACCAGTCCACCCCGATGCTGGCTAAGTCTGGGGTGAAGTTCACTGCTGATAAACCTGTCATTGAAGTCCCATGCATGAACATACTAGACAATAAAGATGGAGAGCAGGCCAAAGCCCTATTTGAAAAGGTTAGGAAGTTCCGTACCCACGTGGAAGACAGTGATTTGATCTACAAGCTCTACGTTGCCCAAACAGTGATCAAAACGGTGAAGTTCATTTTGATCTTGTGTTACACAATGACGTTTGTTGCTGCCATTGACTTTGACCATGTGTGTGAGCCTGACATAAAACATTTAACTGGGTACACTAAATTCCAATGCACACATAACATGGCATTCATGTTAAGGAAGCTGCTTGTCAGCTATATTTCCCTTGTCTGTATATACGGCCTCATCTGTATATACACTCTCTTCTGGCTCTTTCGACGACCTCTCAAGGAGTACTCTTTTGAGAAAGTCAGAGAGGAGAGTAGCTTCAGTGACATTCCTGACGTGAAGAACGACTTTGCGTTTCTCTTGCACATGGTCGATCAGTACGACCAGCTGTACTCTAAGCGTTTTGGCGTCTTCCTCTCTGAAGTCAGTGAGAACAAGCTGCGGGAGATCAGCTTGAATCACGAGTGGACATTCGAGAAACTGAGACAGCATGTAACCCGCAACGCTCAGGACAAACTGGAGCTCCATCTCTTCATGCTGTCAGGTCTGCCAGACGCTGTCTTTGACCTGACCGATCTGGAGATCCTGAAGCTGGAGCTGATCCCAGAGGCCAGGATAACAGCTAAGATCTCCCAGATGATCAACATTCAGGAGCTGCACTTCTACCACTGTCCTGCCAAAGTCGAGCAGACTGCGTTCAGTTTCCTTCGTGACCACCTCCGGTGCCTTCATGTCAAGTTTACGGACGTAGCCGAGATCCCCACTTGGGTGTACCTGTTGAAAAGTCTGAGGGAGCTGTACTTGGTCGGGAATCTGAATTCTGAAAACAACAAGATGATAGGCTTAGAATCTCTCAGAGACCTGAGGCATCTAAAGATTCTGCATTTAAAAAGCAATTTGACGAAGGTTCCGACCAACATAACAGATCTCTCTCCACACCTGCTCAAGCTGGTGGTACACAATGACGGTACTAAACTCCTGGTACTGAACAGTTTGAAGAAAATGATGAACCTAGCTGAACTGGAGCTTCACAACTGTGAACTGGAGAGGATACCCCATGCTATTTTCAGTTTGACCAACCTGCAGGAGCTGGACCTGAAATCCAACAACATTCGCACCATTGAGGAGGTCATCAGCTTCCAGCACCTCAAGAGGCTGATCTGCCTCAAACTGTGGCACAATAAAATAATTACCATTCCATTGTCCATAAGCCATGTCAAAAACCTTGAGTCCCTCTATCTTTCGCACAATAAACTTGAATCTCTGCCTGTACCCTTGTTTAACCTGCTCAAGCTGAGGTATCTGGACATTAGCCACAACTCCATAGTGGTGATTCCGCTGGAGATTGGTTTCATGCAGAACCTCCAGCACTTTGCCATTACAGGCAACAAGGTGGAGGTAGTACCCAAGCAACTGTTTAAGTGCACCAAACTGAGGACACTATGTCTGGGACACAACTGTATCGCCATCCTTCCAGAGAAGATCAGCAATCTGGTGCAGCTAACAAACCTGGAGCTGAAGGGAAACTGTCTGGACCGCCTGCCGCCCCAGCTAGGCCAGTGTCACCTCCTCCGCAGGAACTGCCTGGTGGTGGAGGACCACCTGTTTGACTCACTCCCCCTAGAGATCAAGGAGAGTATCAATCAGGAAGTCAACGTACCCTTTGCTAATGGGGTGTGA